The proteins below are encoded in one region of Cololabis saira isolate AMF1-May2022 chromosome 11, fColSai1.1, whole genome shotgun sequence:
- the ppp1r3b gene encoding protein phosphatase 1 regulatory subunit 3B, translating into MSPVQMSGFRLVRATRLLLLTALCILQPESTMPKDMAMPIYLSNEDFVCSPASKTSPSAQSFQLKFNRSTCLDCPKSESKGDDIAKTKKRLTFADQKGLPLTTVKTFEISDPIYIPLNIQQMQSSALALSGQESKLVLDFTQPSSDYLIFHQNLDKRFVSLEHCVLKETAFAGTVKVKNVSFEKSVKLRVTSDRWKSHMDVTCEYVKDAYPSSYSDTFSFQVSLPSELQPHERVEFAVCYEVDGCQYWDNNQGKNYHIVWSYMKRDRHSDSPHFDLYGSPTCSRGLLPDWPSYTGYENFGPYY; encoded by the exons ATGTCACCCGTGCAGATGTCGGGGTTTCGCCTGGTGAGGGCCACTAGACTGTTACTACTTAC TGCTCTGTGCATCCTCCAACCAGAGTCCACCATGCCCAAGGACATGGCCATGCCCATCTACCTGTCCAATGAGGACTTTGTATGCTCGCCCGCTTCCAAAACATCGCCATCGGCTCAAAGCTTCCAGCTGAAGTTCAACCGCTCGACCTGCCTGGACTGCCCCAAATCCGAGAGCAAGGGCGACGACATCGCAAAGACCAAGAAACGTCTGACGTTCGCTGATCAGAAGGGCCTGCCTTTGACCACGGTGAAGACCTTTGAGATCAGCGACCCCATCTACATCCCTCTGAACATCCAGCAGATGCAGAGCTCCGCCCTGGCTCTGTCAGGCCAGGAGAGCAAGCTGGTGCTGGACTTCACTCAGCCGTCCTCAGACTACCTGATCTTCCACCAGAACCTGGACAAGAGGTTTGTGAGCTTGGAGCACTGTGTCCTGAAAGAGACGGCCTTCGCGGGAACCGTCAAAGTCAAAAACGTGTCATTCGAAAAATCGGTGAAGCTTCGCGTGACCTCTGACAGGTGGAAAAGTCACATGGACGTGACCTGCGAGTACGTCAAGGACGCGTATCCCAGCTCGTACAGCGACACCTTCTCCTTCCAGGTGTCTCTGCCCTCTGAGCTGCAGCCGCACGAGCGCGTGGAGTTCGCCGTCTGTTATGAAGTGGACGGGTGTCAGTACTGGGACAACAACCAGGGCAAGAACTACCACATCGTCTGGTCCTACATGAAGAGAGACCGCCACTCGGACTCCCCGCACTTCGACCTCTACGGCAGCCCCACCTGTTCTCGCGGGCTCCTCCCTGACTGGCCGAGCTACACCGGCTACGAGAACTTCGGGCCGTACTACTGA